A DNA window from Streptomyces canus contains the following coding sequences:
- a CDS encoding ribosomal protein bL36, producing MKVRKSLRLLKAKPGAQVVRRRGVTFVINKKDARFKARQG from the coding sequence ATGAAGGTACGCAAGTCCCTGCGCTTGCTGAAGGCCAAACCCGGCGCTCAGGTGGTGCGCAGACGAGGCGTGACCTTTGTGATCAACAAGAAGGACGCCCGCTTCAAGGCCCGCCAAGGCTGA
- a CDS encoding DUF6292 family protein has protein sequence MKAVDGALTTRGIPPGTVRASHHSLEHGPTTYMILAWDVSRTAGHGGIRLLWEERQGWYYALLGLHRWPTSSRNWCVTGSCLAGVLDGVGGAREIRAAAAEFRRSRVGLASV, from the coding sequence GTGAAGGCCGTCGACGGCGCCCTCACCACGCGGGGCATCCCGCCGGGCACCGTACGGGCCAGCCACCACAGCCTCGAACACGGCCCGACCACCTACATGATCCTCGCCTGGGACGTCAGCCGCACCGCCGGGCACGGCGGGATCCGGCTGCTCTGGGAGGAACGCCAGGGGTGGTACTACGCCCTGCTCGGGCTGCACCGATGGCCGACGTCGTCGAGGAACTGGTGCGTCACCGGCAGCTGTCTGGCGGGAGTCCTGGACGGAGTGGGAGGCGCCCGGGAGATACGGGCTGCCGCCGCCGAATTCCGCCGCAGCCGTGTCGGTCTTGCGTCCGTGTGA
- a CDS encoding LLM class F420-dependent oxidoreductase: protein MTVGVALNASEAPNQVDATVQLAQEAAEFGLTSAWFGQTFGADSPQLAAIVGREVPGLQVGTSAIPVFGRHPLLVSSQAQTAQAATHGRYHLGLALGTKLLTETGFGLPFERPIARLREFLTALRQLTETGTADFHGELLTATTPIPARVRGAENGVPLLVAAMGPQALRVSGELADGILPYLAGPRALADHIVPALTTAAEAAGRPAPRIVALVPGVVTDDVDVVRAKATENLAFYEQIPSYARVIELSGGRRAADLAVIGDEKTVEAEVRRYREAGVTEVVFSGTEIAGEADRRRTWRLLGELAR from the coding sequence ATGACTGTTGGAGTAGCGCTCAACGCGTCCGAGGCACCGAACCAGGTCGACGCGACCGTACAACTGGCCCAGGAAGCCGCGGAGTTCGGTCTCACGTCGGCCTGGTTCGGCCAGACCTTCGGCGCTGACTCGCCCCAGCTCGCGGCCATCGTCGGACGCGAGGTACCCGGACTGCAGGTCGGCACCTCCGCGATCCCCGTCTTCGGCCGCCACCCGCTGTTGGTCTCCAGCCAGGCCCAGACCGCCCAGGCCGCGACTCACGGCCGCTATCACCTCGGTCTGGCTCTGGGCACGAAACTGCTGACGGAGACGGGCTTCGGTCTGCCTTTCGAACGACCCATCGCCCGGCTGCGCGAATTCCTCACCGCGCTGCGGCAGTTGACCGAGACCGGCACGGCCGACTTCCACGGCGAACTGCTCACCGCCACCACTCCGATCCCGGCGCGGGTACGAGGCGCAGAGAACGGTGTCCCCCTCCTCGTCGCCGCGATGGGGCCGCAGGCGCTGCGGGTCAGCGGCGAACTGGCCGACGGGATCCTGCCCTACCTGGCCGGACCGCGCGCTCTGGCGGACCACATCGTGCCCGCCCTGACCACCGCCGCCGAGGCAGCCGGCCGCCCCGCGCCCAGGATCGTGGCCCTGGTGCCCGGCGTGGTCACGGACGACGTCGACGTGGTGCGGGCAAAGGCCACCGAGAACCTCGCGTTCTACGAACAGATCCCGTCCTACGCGCGGGTCATCGAACTCTCCGGCGGCCGGCGGGCCGCCGATCTGGCCGTGATCGGCGACGAGAAGACGGTCGAGGCCGAGGTACGCCGATACCGCGAAGCCGGCGTCACCGAGGTCGTGTTCTCGGGCACCGAGATCGCGGGAGAAGCCGACCGCCGACGCACCTGGCGACTCCTCGGCGAACTGGCCCGCTGA
- the rpmG gene encoding 50S ribosomal protein L33: MARSTTRPVVKLRSTAGTGVTYVTRKNRLNDPDRLVVRKYDPVADKHVLFREER, translated from the coding sequence ATGGCACGCAGCACCACGCGGCCCGTCGTCAAGCTCAGGTCGACGGCCGGCACCGGAGTCACCTACGTGACCCGCAAGAACCGTCTGAACGATCCTGACCGGCTGGTCGTGCGCAAGTACGACCCGGTGGCCGACAAGCACGTTCTGTTCCGCGAAGAGCGATGA
- a CDS encoding type B 50S ribosomal protein L31, giving the protein MRSGIHPVSRPVVFRDRAAGFQLLTRSTLDTQRTVEWEDGTTYPVVDVDISSASHPFYTGTSRVVDTAGRVERFERRYGRSAPVRP; this is encoded by the coding sequence ATGAGGTCCGGCATTCACCCCGTCTCCCGCCCCGTTGTCTTCCGGGACCGCGCGGCAGGCTTCCAACTGCTCACCCGCTCCACCCTCGACACACAGCGCACGGTGGAGTGGGAGGACGGCACAACGTACCCGGTCGTCGACGTGGACATCTCGTCCGCGAGTCACCCGTTCTACACCGGCACCTCGCGGGTCGTGGACACCGCGGGCCGGGTGGAGCGCTTCGAGCGACGCTACGGCCGTAGCGCTCCCGTCCGTCCCTGA
- a CDS encoding DNA polymerase Y family protein — MTGWLGPLSVEALHGIGPRQAAVLRDYGIHCAGLLATVPPATVQRLLGGKAGRLAADRARGIDPRPVVPRALPATASVHHRFDEHALDGAVVRAALLDLVVRLGTRLRGRGQVARALTLTLKFAGGSNWEKTRRLTAPSAHEDDLRRLAYQLMDAAGLQRGRLTGIALKGEDLTDADQVAWQLSLDDAREARLAAETAVDRVRDRFGPGVIGPAAVFRRAS; from the coding sequence GTGACCGGCTGGCTGGGACCGCTGTCGGTCGAGGCCCTGCACGGCATCGGTCCGCGGCAGGCGGCCGTGCTGCGCGACTACGGCATCCACTGCGCGGGCCTGCTCGCCACGGTGCCGCCCGCGACCGTGCAGCGCCTGCTGGGCGGGAAGGCCGGCCGCCTGGCCGCCGACCGGGCCCGCGGCATCGACCCCCGCCCCGTCGTCCCCCGCGCCCTGCCCGCCACGGCGAGCGTGCACCACCGCTTCGATGAGCACGCCCTGGACGGCGCCGTCGTCCGCGCCGCCCTGCTCGACCTGGTCGTCCGGCTCGGCACCCGGCTGCGCGGTCGTGGCCAGGTGGCCCGCGCGCTGACCTTGACCCTGAAGTTCGCCGGCGGCAGCAACTGGGAGAAGACCCGCCGCCTGACGGCGCCCTCGGCTCATGAGGACGACCTGCGCCGGCTCGCCTACCAGCTGATGGATGCCGCCGGCCTGCAGCGCGGCCGCCTGACCGGAATCGCCCTGAAGGGCGAAGACCTCACCGACGCCGACCAGGTCGCCTGGCAGCTGTCCCTCGATGACGCCCGCGAAGCCCGCCTCGCCGCCGAAACCGCCGTCGACCGCGTGCGCGACAGGTTCGGGCCGGGCGTCATCGGCCCGGCCGCGGTCTTCCGCCGCGCCTCATGA
- the rpmG gene encoding 50S ribosomal protein L33 produces MARSTTRPVVKLTSTAGTGVTYVTRKNRLNDPDRLVLRKYDPAVGGHVLFREER; encoded by the coding sequence ATGGCACGCAGCACCACGCGGCCCGTCGTCAAGCTGACGTCGACGGCCGGCACCGGAGTCACCTACGTGACCCGCAAGAACCGTCTGAACGATCCTGACCGGCTGGTCCTGCGCAAGTACGACCCGGCGGTCGGCGGACACGTCCTGTTCCGCGAGGAACGCTGA
- a CDS encoding NtaA/DmoA family FMN-dependent monooxygenase (This protein belongs to a clade of FMN-dependent monooxygenases, within a broader family of flavin-dependent oxidoreductases, the luciferase-like monooxygenase (LMM) family, some of whose members use coenzyme F420 rather than FMN.), with the protein MTRTDPLDVPRPHARLHFGVFFQGVNHWTIWSAPDSGSQIDPASFRQVAQTAERGLFDAFFLGEGLRLREVDGRIHDLDVAGRPDAITQLAALAAVTRRIGLVSTSNSTFNEPADLARRLSGLDLLSEGRAGWNVVTTDNAWTGANFRRGGYLDHADRYRRAEEFLTVARALWDGWEDGAVADSAGAPAWSAPGAVHQVRHQGPQFDVDLAPTLPRSAQGHPVIFQAGDSGEGRDFAARNADVIFSAHGNDFDDALAFADDIRRRLRAVGRPDDDLRILPGTEIILGATEEEAQEKKHWIRLQQVTPATALGIAGLLWGIDLSDRDADGPLPEEDPVVTENDGSFGARRIADPRAVVAEWRAKAQAYGWSLRETVIALGPQRGHVGTPSGLADKFAHFVRHGAIDGFNVTPYLIPDGLDDIVDLLVPELQERGIYRTEYTGPTLRENLGLRAPLTHRSAPDRRQAG; encoded by the coding sequence ATGACCCGCACCGATCCCCTCGACGTCCCCCGGCCGCACGCCCGGCTCCACTTCGGAGTGTTCTTCCAGGGCGTCAACCACTGGACCATCTGGTCCGCCCCCGACAGCGGCTCCCAGATCGACCCCGCCTCCTTCCGCCAGGTCGCCCAGACCGCCGAGCGCGGCCTGTTCGACGCGTTCTTCCTCGGCGAGGGACTGCGGCTGCGCGAGGTCGACGGCAGGATCCACGATCTCGACGTGGCCGGACGGCCGGACGCCATCACGCAGCTCGCCGCGCTGGCCGCGGTCACCCGCCGCATCGGCCTGGTCTCCACCTCCAACTCCACCTTCAACGAACCCGCCGATCTGGCCCGCCGCCTGTCCGGACTCGACCTACTGTCCGAGGGCCGTGCCGGCTGGAACGTGGTCACCACGGACAACGCCTGGACCGGCGCGAACTTCCGGCGCGGCGGCTACCTCGACCATGCCGACCGCTACCGGCGTGCCGAGGAGTTCCTCACCGTGGCCCGCGCCCTCTGGGACGGCTGGGAAGACGGAGCCGTCGCGGACTCCGCCGGCGCGCCCGCCTGGTCGGCACCCGGCGCCGTACACCAAGTGCGCCACCAGGGCCCGCAGTTCGACGTCGACCTCGCTCCGACCCTGCCGCGCAGCGCCCAAGGCCACCCCGTGATCTTCCAGGCCGGGGACTCCGGCGAGGGACGCGACTTCGCCGCCCGCAACGCCGACGTCATCTTCTCCGCGCACGGCAACGACTTCGACGACGCGCTGGCCTTCGCCGACGACATCCGGCGCCGACTGCGGGCGGTCGGGCGCCCGGACGACGACCTGCGGATCCTGCCCGGTACCGAGATCATCCTCGGCGCCACCGAGGAGGAGGCCCAGGAGAAGAAGCACTGGATCCGGCTCCAACAGGTCACCCCGGCAACGGCCTTGGGGATCGCCGGACTGCTGTGGGGCATCGACCTGTCCGACCGCGACGCCGACGGGCCCCTGCCCGAGGAGGACCCGGTCGTCACGGAGAACGACGGCTCCTTCGGTGCCCGGCGCATCGCCGACCCACGCGCCGTCGTGGCCGAATGGCGGGCGAAGGCTCAGGCGTACGGCTGGTCGCTGCGCGAGACCGTCATCGCACTCGGCCCGCAGCGCGGGCACGTCGGCACTCCGTCCGGCCTGGCCGACAAGTTCGCCCACTTCGTACGGCACGGCGCGATCGACGGCTTCAACGTCACGCCGTACCTCATCCCCGACGGTCTCGACGACATCGTCGACCTGCTCGTCCCGGAACTGCAGGAGCGCGGCATCTACCGCACCGAGTACACCGGCCCCACCCTGCGCGAGAACCTCGGCCTGCGCGCACCCCTCACCCACCGCTCCGCACCGGACCGACGACAGGCGGGCTGA
- a CDS encoding MarR family winged helix-turn-helix transcriptional regulator: MPIPEPRMPTTAGAGPMSYAIFQLARAHRAYAAAMLREIDLHLGQELLLMQLLDRDGQTQSELLDSVGLDHSTVSKSLRRMQDAGLLIREPAAHDRRVMVVHLTDKGRAMREPLAAMWRALEETSARDLSAQQAESFVRTAYAIADAINSRALPREESE; the protein is encoded by the coding sequence ATGCCCATCCCCGAACCCCGCATGCCCACGACGGCCGGCGCAGGACCGATGAGCTACGCGATCTTCCAACTCGCCCGCGCCCACCGCGCCTACGCCGCCGCCATGCTCCGCGAGATAGACCTGCATCTGGGACAGGAACTGCTGCTGATGCAACTCCTGGACCGGGACGGCCAGACCCAGTCCGAGCTGCTCGACAGCGTCGGCCTGGACCACTCCACCGTCTCCAAGTCCCTTCGCCGCATGCAGGACGCCGGCCTGCTCATCCGTGAGCCGGCCGCACATGACCGGCGCGTCATGGTCGTCCACCTCACCGACAAGGGCCGGGCGATGCGCGAGCCCCTGGCAGCCATGTGGCGGGCCCTGGAGGAGACCTCCGCACGGGACCTCTCGGCGCAGCAGGCGGAGTCCTTCGTCCGCACGGCCTACGCCATCGCCGACGCGATCAACAGCCGCGCGCTGCCACGGGAAGAGTCTGAGTAA
- a CDS encoding SDR family oxidoreductase, with the protein MTTTLPVLVVGATGSLGGKVVDELLGRGKNVRALVRPTTDASKLESRGVEIARGDMLDLDSLVAAMNGADAVITTAAGYTRGGKNAHDIDTIGNANLAEAAHRTGIRRFVLTSILTSDQTPQVPHFWHKKLAEDKLEQLGVPFVALRPGAFLDQVASMAGDPVDKGRMVWIGKATVPLTFVHTSDLAAYLAAAVDADAEAGERIDIGWDRPVSMREMADLMGRRAGKKIKVVAIPSAVARAAGAVAGRFMPLIKDLAAMFRWFETGRYVADPRRQEQLFGPVPQAEDALARYTDELRTAQHR; encoded by the coding sequence ATGACCACCACCCTGCCCGTCCTCGTCGTCGGCGCGACCGGCTCCCTCGGCGGCAAGGTCGTCGACGAACTGCTGGGGCGCGGCAAGAACGTCCGCGCCCTGGTCCGGCCGACCACCGACGCCAGCAAGCTGGAAAGCCGGGGTGTCGAGATCGCCCGCGGCGACATGCTCGACCTCGACTCGCTCGTCGCCGCCATGAACGGCGCCGACGCCGTCATCACCACCGCCGCCGGCTACACCCGCGGCGGCAAGAACGCCCACGACATCGACACCATCGGCAACGCCAACCTCGCCGAGGCCGCCCACCGCACCGGCATCCGGCGGTTCGTCCTGACCAGCATCCTCACCAGCGACCAGACGCCCCAGGTCCCGCACTTCTGGCACAAGAAGCTCGCCGAGGACAAGCTCGAACAGCTCGGCGTCCCCTTCGTCGCACTGCGACCTGGGGCGTTCCTCGACCAGGTCGCGAGCATGGCGGGCGACCCTGTCGACAAGGGCCGCATGGTGTGGATCGGCAAGGCCACCGTCCCGCTGACCTTCGTCCACACCTCCGACCTCGCGGCCTACCTGGCAGCCGCCGTCGACGCCGACGCCGAGGCCGGTGAGCGGATCGACATCGGCTGGGACCGTCCGGTCAGCATGCGCGAGATGGCCGACCTGATGGGCCGCCGGGCCGGGAAGAAGATCAAGGTGGTGGCCATCCCGTCCGCCGTCGCCCGCGCCGCAGGAGCCGTCGCCGGCCGCTTCATGCCCCTGATCAAGGACCTGGCCGCGATGTTCCGCTGGTTCGAAACCGGCCGCTACGTCGCCGACCCCCGCCGCCAGGAGCAGCTGTTCGGCCCCGTCCCCCAAGCCGAAGACGCCCTCGCCCGGTACACCGACGAGCTGCGCACCGCACAGCACCGGTGA
- the ykgO gene encoding type B 50S ribosomal protein L36, whose product MKVRKSLRSLKAKPGAQVVRRRGVTFVLNKKDPRFKARQG is encoded by the coding sequence ATGAAGGTACGCAAGTCACTGCGCTCGCTCAAGGCCAAGCCCGGCGCCCAGGTGGTACGCCGACGGGGCGTCACCTTCGTGCTCAACAAGAAGGACCCCCGCTTCAAGGCCCGCCAGGGCTGA
- a CDS encoding DUF1684 domain-containing protein — protein MTTEATTTDLHAFTETWLEWYRAQEARLAAPHGFLAITGLHWLDDRPQRFPDAPGAWRTGSEGVVVDLDDGEELVVDGKPVRGEHRFGVLPERGGVDAVWGDAVIEVARRGGHDIVRPRHPDAPLRTAFTGTPAYAPDPRWAVTGRYIPFDTPRPTTVGAAVEGLEHVYDAPGRVEFELDGRPLSLTAFPGHGAGRLMVLFTDATSGVTTYAANRALSLEPPAADGTVVLDFNRAANLPCAYTDLATCPLPPAENRLPVAIEAGQKIPRERGGS, from the coding sequence ATGACCACCGAGGCCACCACAACTGACCTTCACGCCTTCACCGAGACCTGGCTGGAGTGGTACCGCGCCCAGGAGGCCCGGCTCGCCGCCCCGCACGGGTTCCTGGCGATCACCGGCCTGCACTGGCTCGACGACCGGCCGCAGCGCTTTCCGGACGCGCCCGGCGCGTGGCGCACCGGCAGCGAGGGGGTGGTCGTAGACCTCGACGACGGCGAGGAACTGGTCGTCGACGGCAAGCCTGTGCGCGGTGAACACCGCTTCGGAGTGCTTCCCGAGCGCGGCGGCGTCGACGCCGTCTGGGGAGACGCCGTCATCGAGGTCGCCCGGCGCGGTGGCCACGACATCGTGCGTCCCCGGCACCCGGACGCGCCGCTGCGCACGGCCTTCACCGGAACGCCCGCCTACGCCCCCGACCCGCGCTGGGCCGTGACGGGGCGCTACATCCCCTTCGACACGCCACGGCCGACCACCGTGGGCGCCGCGGTCGAGGGCCTTGAGCATGTGTACGACGCTCCGGGCAGGGTCGAGTTCGAGCTGGACGGGCGCCCGCTGTCGCTGACCGCGTTCCCCGGCCATGGTGCGGGCCGGCTGATGGTGCTGTTCACCGACGCGACCTCCGGAGTCACCACCTACGCCGCCAACCGGGCCCTGTCCCTCGAACCGCCCGCCGCCGACGGCACGGTCGTCCTGGACTTCAACCGCGCCGCGAACCTGCCGTGCGCCTACACGGACCTGGCCACCTGCCCGCTGCCCCCGGCCGAGAACCGGCTGCCGGTGGCGATCGAGGCGGGCCAGAAGATCCCCCGCGAGCGCGGCGGGTCCTGA
- a CDS encoding alpha/beta fold hydrolase translates to MLEGFEDRYADVNGTRLHYVIGGEGEPLVLMDGFPRTWHGLHKIMTPLAEHFRVIAVDYRGQGESDKPEGGYDKKNMAKDVYELVRGLGYEQVNIAGGDIGAMVAYSFAANYPQATKKLALWEGAPFSQVFQDFAKPFPRPGDLNLWIYPLSQVEGLPAKLLAGRFRHVIDWSAEHLALHPERISEESRAIYAQAYDTPEALTAGFGVFRTFHQDVADNDSYASLEMPVLAIANQGADFMRPMMEGKAKDISYSGIEDSGHFVAEEQPEALVAELEKFFG, encoded by the coding sequence ATGCTTGAAGGATTCGAAGACCGTTATGCCGACGTGAACGGCACCCGGCTCCACTACGTCATCGGCGGCGAAGGCGAGCCGCTGGTTCTCATGGACGGGTTTCCGCGCACCTGGCACGGCCTCCACAAGATCATGACCCCCTTGGCCGAGCATTTCCGCGTCATCGCCGTGGACTACCGCGGTCAGGGAGAGTCGGACAAGCCCGAGGGCGGCTACGACAAGAAGAACATGGCGAAGGACGTCTACGAACTGGTCCGCGGCCTCGGCTACGAGCAGGTGAACATTGCCGGTGGTGACATCGGTGCGATGGTCGCCTACAGCTTCGCCGCCAACTATCCGCAGGCCACCAAGAAGCTCGCCCTGTGGGAAGGCGCACCCTTCTCGCAGGTCTTCCAGGACTTCGCCAAGCCGTTCCCCAGGCCCGGTGATCTGAACCTGTGGATATACCCGTTGAGCCAGGTCGAGGGACTGCCCGCCAAGCTTCTCGCGGGGCGGTTCCGGCACGTGATCGACTGGTCGGCCGAACACCTCGCGCTCCACCCGGAACGGATCAGTGAGGAGAGCCGGGCCATCTACGCCCAGGCCTACGACACACCCGAGGCGCTGACCGCGGGCTTCGGCGTATTCCGTACCTTCCACCAGGATGTCGCCGACAACGACTCGTACGCCTCGCTGGAGATGCCCGTCTTGGCTATCGCCAATCAGGGCGCCGACTTCATGCGGCCAATGATGGAGGGCAAGGCCAAGGACATCAGTTACAGCGGCATCGAGGACAGCGGCCACTTCGTCGCGGAGGAGCAGCCGGAGGCCCTGGTAGCTGAACTGGAAAAGTTCTTCGGCTGA
- a CDS encoding LLM class flavin-dependent oxidoreductase — MSGPALHLAVEIDGDGAHPAAWRRAAHSPDQLLTPRRVAQVAAIAENAGFTLITLDDGVLPPGASPDPVGRIGAVERAAFVAASTSTIGIAPVVPVTYAEPFHVSSQLASLDHISAGRAGWVVAEEERPEAARAWGRPLVADADARARESRDGVEVARALWDSWEDDAVIRSVATSRYLDRERLHYIDFTGDTYAVKGPAIVPRPPQGQLVVLGRPDRVPAAQLDVALVEGRDLASVATAAARTAAPHVFAEVEVALDTPEATAAERLADLEQHAPWTDRGRLRHIGSADQLVALLGDLRRHVDGVRLRPLVLDEDLAVLSRLVLPALSERRLVARPLPGTSLRSTLGLERPANRFAAAALATQEDAR, encoded by the coding sequence ATGTCCGGCCCCGCCCTGCACCTCGCCGTCGAGATCGACGGCGACGGCGCCCACCCCGCGGCCTGGCGCCGCGCCGCCCACTCCCCCGATCAGCTGCTCACCCCGCGCCGCGTGGCCCAGGTCGCCGCCATCGCCGAGAACGCCGGGTTCACCCTGATCACCCTGGACGACGGCGTGCTGCCGCCCGGCGCCTCACCGGATCCGGTGGGCCGTATCGGCGCGGTCGAGCGGGCGGCCTTCGTCGCCGCGTCCACGAGCACCATCGGGATCGCCCCCGTCGTCCCGGTGACGTATGCCGAACCCTTCCATGTCTCCAGCCAGTTGGCGTCCCTGGACCACATCTCCGCCGGTCGCGCCGGGTGGGTGGTCGCGGAGGAGGAGCGTCCCGAGGCGGCCCGCGCCTGGGGGCGCCCCCTGGTCGCCGACGCCGACGCGCGGGCCCGGGAGTCCCGGGACGGAGTGGAGGTGGCCCGCGCCCTGTGGGACTCGTGGGAAGACGACGCGGTCATCCGGTCCGTCGCCACCAGCCGCTACCTCGACCGGGAACGGCTCCACTACATCGACTTCACCGGTGACACGTATGCCGTCAAGGGCCCGGCGATCGTGCCGCGTCCGCCGCAGGGGCAGCTCGTCGTCCTGGGCCGGCCCGACCGAGTTCCGGCCGCACAACTCGACGTCGCTCTCGTCGAGGGCCGCGACCTCGCGTCGGTCGCCACAGCCGCCGCCCGCACCGCTGCCCCGCACGTCTTCGCCGAGGTCGAGGTGGCGCTGGACACCCCGGAGGCCACGGCCGCCGAACGCCTCGCCGACCTGGAACAGCACGCGCCGTGGACTGACCGGGGAAGGCTCCGGCACATCGGTTCCGCAGACCAACTGGTCGCCCTCCTGGGCGATTTGCGTCGTCACGTCGACGGAGTGCGGCTGCGTCCGCTGGTGTTGGACGAGGACCTCGCCGTCCTGTCCCGCCTCGTCCTTCCGGCCCTGTCCGAGCGGCGTCTCGTCGCCCGCCCGCTGCCCGGTACGTCCCTGCGCTCGACCCTGGGTCTGGAGCGCCCCGCCAACCGCTTCGCCGCCGCTGCCCTGGCCACCCAGGAGGACGCCCGATGA
- a CDS encoding YybH family protein, which yields MGVNKEEISKTILELEKSFNERWSVGDNGGYLDAFADEVSYFDPILENIVVGRDKVIAWIDSIYSNPHIVRSEYLNPQVHVSDSGDFAVLAYNLNTYVLDENGKDKQLRAWNATHGYRLIDNQWRIAHSNWAFSQTVTEKIAS from the coding sequence ATGGGCGTCAACAAGGAAGAAATCAGCAAGACCATCCTGGAACTGGAGAAGTCCTTCAACGAGCGGTGGAGCGTCGGCGACAACGGCGGCTACCTCGACGCGTTCGCCGACGAGGTCAGCTATTTCGACCCGATCCTCGAGAACATCGTGGTCGGCCGGGACAAGGTCATCGCATGGATCGACTCCATCTACTCCAACCCGCACATCGTGCGCAGCGAGTACCTCAACCCGCAGGTTCACGTCAGCGACAGCGGTGACTTCGCTGTCCTGGCGTACAACCTGAACACCTACGTTCTCGACGAGAACGGCAAGGACAAGCAGCTGCGCGCCTGGAACGCCACCCACGGTTACCGCCTCATCGACAACCAGTGGCGCATCGCGCACTCCAACTGGGCGTTCTCCCAGACCGTGACGGAAAAGATCGCTTCCTGA